A part of Emys orbicularis isolate rEmyOrb1 chromosome 13, rEmyOrb1.hap1, whole genome shotgun sequence genomic DNA contains:
- the LOC135887794 gene encoding olfactory receptor 8S1-like: protein MTMKNQTTVTEFILLGLSSDPQMQIFLFLVFLVIYLITLGGNIVIMVVIRADSHLHTPMYFFLFHLSFVDICYSSVTVPNMLMNFLAEHKTISVNGCIAQMFLFILSAGTEAFILSAMAYDRYAAICDPLRYVETMRKGICVQLVSGAWTMGFFYALLNTIFALKLHFCGPNQISHFSCELPPLLQLSCTDTLTNQVVLLISALVFGLSSFLLTLISYSHIISTILRIRSAEGRRKAFSTCSSHLIVVGLWYVTGFLQYTKPSSVSSVVLDEMFSIQYSILTPLLNPIVYSLKNKEVKTALRNILWKFRFLN, encoded by the coding sequence AtgacaatgaaaaatcaaaccacGGTGACCGAATTTATCCTCCTGGGACTTTCCAGTGACCCACAGATGCAGATTTTCCTCTTCTTGGTGTTCTTAGTTATTTACCTAATCACTCTGGGTGGTAACATAGTGATCATGGTGGTGATAAGAGCTGATTCTCACCTTCACACCCCTATGTacttcttcctcttccatttaTCCTTTGTTGATATCTGCTATTCCTCAGTCACGGTGCCTAATATGCTGATGAACTTCCTAGCAGAGCACAAAACTATTTCTGTCAATGGCTGCATTGCCCAGATGTTCCTTTTTATCCTCTCAGCTGGTACTGAAGCTTTCATTCTCTCAGCCATGGCTTATGACCGCTATGCTGCCATCTGTGACCCATTGCGTTATGTGGAGACAATGAGGAAAGGGATCTGTGTTCAGCTGGTTAGTGGTGCATGGACCATGGGCTTCTTCTATGCCCTTCTTAATACAATTTTTGCCCTCaagttgcatttctgtgggcccaATCAAATCAGCCATTTCAGCTGTGAGCTCCCTCCTCTGTTACAACTGTCCTGCACTGACACCCTCACCAATCAAGTGGTGCTACTTATTTCTGCTTTGGTATTTGGTTTGagctccttcctcctcaccctAATCTCCTACAGtcacatcatctccaccatcctgaggaTACGCTCTGCGGAGGGCAGgcgtaaagccttctccacctgcagctcccacctgatTGTGGTTGGCTTGTGGTACGTGACAGGTTTTCTCCAGTACACAAAACCCAGCTCAGTCTCCTCTGTGGTTCTGGATGAAATGTTCTCCATCCAGTACAGCATCTTGACCCCCTTGTTAAACCCCATTGTCTATagcctgaaaaacaaggaggtgaaaaCAGCTCTAAGGAATATATTGTGGAAAttcaggtttctcaattag